In Equus quagga isolate Etosha38 chromosome 14, UCLA_HA_Equagga_1.0, whole genome shotgun sequence, one DNA window encodes the following:
- the ZBED5 gene encoding zinc finger BED domain-containing protein 5, whose product MFCTTNTLPMDLLLKQGSLKQEVESFCYQIVSESNDQKVGILQDEDEQLQPSVSKKSEGELSRVKFMSSSNKITFSKKPKRRKYDESYLSFGFTYFGNRDAPHAQCVLCKKILSNSSLAPSKLRRHLETKHAAYKDKDISFFKQHLDSPENNKPPTPKIVNTDNESATEASYNVSYHIALSGEAHTIGELLIKPCAKDVVMRMFDEQYSKKIDAVQLSNSTVARRIKDLAADIEEELVCRLKICDGFSLQLDESADVSGLAVLLVFVRYRFNKSIEEDLLLCESLQSNATGEEIFNCINGFMQRHEIEWEKCVDVCSDASRAMDGKIAEAVTFIKYVAPESTSSHCLLYRHALAVKIMPTTLKNVLDQAVQIINYIKARPHQSRLLKILCEEMGAQHTALLLNTEVRWLSRGKVLVRLFELRRELLVFMDSAFRLSDCLTNSSWLLRLAYLADIFTKLNEVNLSMQGKNVTVFTVFDKMSSLLRKLEFWASSVEEENFDCFPTLSDFLTEINSTVDKDICSAIVQHLRGLRSTLLKYFPVTNDNNAWVRNPFTVTVKPASLVARDYESLIDLTSDSQVKQNFSELSLNDFWSSLIQEYPSIARRAVRVLLPFATMHLCETGFSYYAATKTKYRKRLDAAPHMRIRLSNITPNIKRICDKKTQKHCSH is encoded by the coding sequence ATGTTTTGTACTACAAATACATTGCCTATGGATCTGTTGCTGAAGCAAGGAAGTCTTAAACAAGAAGTAGAATCTTTTTGTTATCAAATTGTGTCTGAATCAAATGATCAAAAGGTTGGAATATTACAAGATGAAGATGAACAATTGCAGCCTTCAGTTTCTAAAAAATCAGAAGGTGAGCTTTCCAGGGTCAAATTTATGTCCAGTTCCAACAAAATAACATTTAGtaagaaaccaaaaagaagaaaatatgatgaAAGTTATTTGTCTTTTGGATTTACTTACTTTGGAAATAGAGATGCACCTCACGCTCAGTGTGTGTTATGTaagaaaattttatcaaatagcTCTTTGGCCCCTAGTAAGCTTCGAAgacatttggaaactaaacatGCTGCATATAAAGACAAAGACATCAGCTTTTTTAAGCAACATCTTGATTCACCTGAAAATAATAAACCCCCAACACCTAAAATTGTCAATACAGATAATGAAAGTGCTACAGAGGCATCGTACAATGTAAGTTACCATATAGCCCTGAGTGGAGAGGCTCATACTATTGGAGAATTGCTTATCAAGCCTTGTGCAAAGGATGTCGTGATGCGGATGTTTGATGaacaatacagtaaaaaaatAGATGCAGTACAACTATCGAACAGTACCGTTGCACGCCGTATTAAGGATCTAGCTGCTGACATTGAAGAAGAGCTTGTTTGTAGACTGAAAATTTGTGATGGTTTTTCACTGCAACTAGATGAATCAGCTGATGTTTCAGGACTTGCTGTGCTGCTTGTGTTTGTTCGTTACAGGTTTAATAAGTCTATTGAGGAAGACCTACTCTTATGTGAATCTTTGCAAAGTAATGCTACTGGGGAAGAAATTTTCAACTGCATCAATGGTTTTATGCAGAGACATGAAATTGAATGGGAAAAATGTGTTGATGTTTGTAGTGATGCTTCTAGGGCAATGGATGGGAAAATTGCTGAGGCTGTCACCTTCATAAAATATGTGGCTCCCGAAAGCACCAGTAGTCACTGCCTATTGTATAGACATGCACTAGCAGTTAAAATAATGCCTACAACTCTGAAAAATGTGCTAGATCAGGCAGTACAAATCATCAATTATATTAAAGCTCGGCCACATCAGTCCAGACTACTAAAAATTTTATGTGAAGAAAtgggtgcccagcacacagcacttCTTCTGAATACAGAGGTGAGGTGGCTTTCCCGAGGTAAAGTTCTTGTAAGACTCTTTGAGCTTCGTCGTGAACTATTGGTTTTCATGGATTCTGCTTTTCGACTATCTGATTGTTTAACAAATTCATCGTGGCTGCTAAGACTTGCATATCTTGCAGatatttttactaaattaaaTGAGGTTAATCTGTCAATGCAAGGAAAAAATGTGACAGTTTTTACAGTATTTGATAAAATGTCATCATTATTAAGAAAATTGGAATTTTGGGCTTCGTCtgtagaagaagaaaattttgattgttttcctACCCTCAGTGACTTTTTGACTGAAATTAATTCTACAGTTGATAAAGATATTTGCAGTGCCATTGTGCAGCACCTAAGGGGTTTGCGCTCtactctcttaaaatattttcctgtaacAAATGACAATAATGCTTGGGTTAGAAATCCATTTACAGTAACTGTTAAGCCAGCCTCATTAGTAGCACGGGACTATGAGAGCCTGATTGATTTAACGTCTGATTCTCAAGTGAAACAAAATTTCAGTGAACTTTCACTAAATGATTTTTGGAGTAGCCTAATTCAAGAGTACCCAAGCATTGCAAGGCGTGCAGTTCGTGTACTTCTTCCTTTTGCTACAATGCACCTATGTGAAACAGGGTTTTCATATTATGCTGCAACAAAAACGAAATATAGGAAAAGACTTGATGCTGCACCTCATATGCGGATCCGACTTAGCAACATTACACCTAATATTAAGCGGATATGtgataaaaagacacaaaaacacTGTTCTCATTAA